One genomic window of Globicephala melas chromosome 8, mGloMel1.2, whole genome shotgun sequence includes the following:
- the KBTBD4 gene encoding kelch repeat and BTB domain-containing protein 4 isoform X2 — MKGGKADNWQREKLATTMESPEEPGAAMDENYFVNYTFKDRSHSGRVAQGIMKLCLEEELFADVTISVEGREFQLHRLVLSAQSCFFRSMFTSNLKEAHNRVIVLQDVSESVFQLLVDYIYHGTVKLRAEELQEIYEVSDMYQLTSLFEECSRFLARTVQVGNCLQVMWLADRHSDPELYTAAKHCAKAHLAQLQSTEEFLHLPHRLLTDIISDGVPCSQNPTEAIEAWINFNKEEREAFSESLRTSLKEIGENVHIYLIGKESSRTHSLAVSLHCAEDDSISVSGQNSLCHQITAACKHGGDLYVVGGSIPRRMWKCNNATVDWEWCAPLPRDRLQHTLVSVPGKDAIYSLGGKTLQDTLSNAVIYYRVGDNVWTETTQLEVAVSGAAGANLNGIIYLLGGEENDLDFFTKPSRLIQCFDTETDKCHVKPYVLPFAGRMHAAVHKDLVFIVAEGDSLVCYNPLLDSFTRLCLPEAWSSAPSLWKIASCNGSIYVFRDRYKKGDANTYKLDPATSAVTVTRGIKVLLTNLQFVLA; from the exons ATGAAAGGAGGGAAGGCAG ACAACTGGCAGAGAGAGAAGTTGGCTACTACCATGGAATCACCAGAGGAGCCTGGAGCAGCCATGGATGAGAACTACTTTGTGAACTACACTTTCAAAGATAGGTCACACTCAGGCCGTGTGGCTCAAGGCATCATGAAACTGTGTTTGGAGGAAGAGCTCTTTGCTGATGTCACCATTTCAGTGGAAGGCCGGGAGTTTCAGCTCCACCGATTGGTCCTCTCAGCTCAGAGTTGCTTCTTCCGGTCCATGTTCACTTCCAACCTGAAGGAGGCCCACAACCGGGTAATTGTGCTGCAGGATGTGAGCGAGTCTGTTTTCCAGCTCCTGGTTGATTATATCTACCATGGGACTGTGAAACTTCGAGCTGAGGAGCTGCAGGAAATATATGAGGTGTCAGACATGTATCAGCTGACATCTCTCTTTGAGGAGTGTTCTCGGTTTTTGGCCCGCACAGTGCAGGTGGGCAACTGTCTTCAGGTGATGTGGCTGGCAGATCGACACAGTGATCCTGAGCTCTACACTgctgccaagcactgtgccaagGCCCACCTGGcccagctgcagagcacagaggaatttcTCCACTTGCCCCACCGTCTACTCACTGATATCATCTCTG ATGGAGTTCCATGTTCCCAGAACCCAACAGAGGCAATAGAAGCCTGGATCaattttaataaagaagaaagagaggcttTTTCAGAGTCACTCAGGACTAGCTTGAAG GAAATTGGGGAGAATGTACACATTTACCTGATCGGGAAAGAGTCATCTCGTACCCACTCGTTGGCTGTGTCCTTACATTGTGCAGAAGATGACTCCATCAGTGTAAGTGGCCAAAACAGCTTGTGCCACCAGATCACTGCAGCCTGCAAGCATGGCGGAGACTTGTATGTGGTGGGAGGGTCCATCCCACGGCGCATGTGGAAGTGCAACAATGCCACTGTGGACTGGGAATGGTGTGCGCCTTTGCCCCGTGACCGACTCCAGCACACCCTGGTGTCTGTGCCCGGGAAAGATGCCATATATTCACTGGGTGGCAAGACGCTGCAGGATACCCTCTCCAATGCAGTTATCTATTATCGGGTAGGTGATAACGTCTGGACTGAGACAACCCAGTTAGAGGTGGCTGTGTCAGGGGCCGCTGGTGCCAACCTCAACGGGATCATCTACTTACTAGGGGGGGAGGAGAATGACCTGGACTTCTTTACCAAACCGTCCCGACTCATCCAGTGCtttgacacagagacagacaagtGTCACGTGAAACCCTATGTGCTGCCCTTCGCTGGCCGCATGCACGCAGCTGTGCATAAGGATCTGGTGTTCATCGTGGCTGAAGGGGACTCCCTGGTGTGCTACAATCCCCTGCTAGACAGCTTCACCCGGCTTTGCCTTCCTGAGGCCTGGAGCTCTGCCCCATCCCTCTGGAAGATTGCCAGCTGTAATGGGAGCATCTATGTTTTTCGGGACCGATATAAAAAGGGGGATGCCAACACCTACAAGCTTGATCCTGCCACTTCGGCTGTAACTGTCACTAGAGGCATTAAGGTGCTGCTTACCAATTTGCAGTTTGTGTTGGCCTAA
- the KBTBD4 gene encoding kelch repeat and BTB domain-containing protein 4 isoform X1 yields MDYFSYSGWWCFADNWQREKLATTMESPEEPGAAMDENYFVNYTFKDRSHSGRVAQGIMKLCLEEELFADVTISVEGREFQLHRLVLSAQSCFFRSMFTSNLKEAHNRVIVLQDVSESVFQLLVDYIYHGTVKLRAEELQEIYEVSDMYQLTSLFEECSRFLARTVQVGNCLQVMWLADRHSDPELYTAAKHCAKAHLAQLQSTEEFLHLPHRLLTDIISDGVPCSQNPTEAIEAWINFNKEEREAFSESLRTSLKEIGENVHIYLIGKESSRTHSLAVSLHCAEDDSISVSGQNSLCHQITAACKHGGDLYVVGGSIPRRMWKCNNATVDWEWCAPLPRDRLQHTLVSVPGKDAIYSLGGKTLQDTLSNAVIYYRVGDNVWTETTQLEVAVSGAAGANLNGIIYLLGGEENDLDFFTKPSRLIQCFDTETDKCHVKPYVLPFAGRMHAAVHKDLVFIVAEGDSLVCYNPLLDSFTRLCLPEAWSSAPSLWKIASCNGSIYVFRDRYKKGDANTYKLDPATSAVTVTRGIKVLLTNLQFVLA; encoded by the exons ATGGACTACTTCAGTTATTCAGGGTGGTGGTGTTTTGCAGACAACTGGCAGAGAGAGAAGTTGGCTACTACCATGGAATCACCAGAGGAGCCTGGAGCAGCCATGGATGAGAACTACTTTGTGAACTACACTTTCAAAGATAGGTCACACTCAGGCCGTGTGGCTCAAGGCATCATGAAACTGTGTTTGGAGGAAGAGCTCTTTGCTGATGTCACCATTTCAGTGGAAGGCCGGGAGTTTCAGCTCCACCGATTGGTCCTCTCAGCTCAGAGTTGCTTCTTCCGGTCCATGTTCACTTCCAACCTGAAGGAGGCCCACAACCGGGTAATTGTGCTGCAGGATGTGAGCGAGTCTGTTTTCCAGCTCCTGGTTGATTATATCTACCATGGGACTGTGAAACTTCGAGCTGAGGAGCTGCAGGAAATATATGAGGTGTCAGACATGTATCAGCTGACATCTCTCTTTGAGGAGTGTTCTCGGTTTTTGGCCCGCACAGTGCAGGTGGGCAACTGTCTTCAGGTGATGTGGCTGGCAGATCGACACAGTGATCCTGAGCTCTACACTgctgccaagcactgtgccaagGCCCACCTGGcccagctgcagagcacagaggaatttcTCCACTTGCCCCACCGTCTACTCACTGATATCATCTCTG ATGGAGTTCCATGTTCCCAGAACCCAACAGAGGCAATAGAAGCCTGGATCaattttaataaagaagaaagagaggcttTTTCAGAGTCACTCAGGACTAGCTTGAAG GAAATTGGGGAGAATGTACACATTTACCTGATCGGGAAAGAGTCATCTCGTACCCACTCGTTGGCTGTGTCCTTACATTGTGCAGAAGATGACTCCATCAGTGTAAGTGGCCAAAACAGCTTGTGCCACCAGATCACTGCAGCCTGCAAGCATGGCGGAGACTTGTATGTGGTGGGAGGGTCCATCCCACGGCGCATGTGGAAGTGCAACAATGCCACTGTGGACTGGGAATGGTGTGCGCCTTTGCCCCGTGACCGACTCCAGCACACCCTGGTGTCTGTGCCCGGGAAAGATGCCATATATTCACTGGGTGGCAAGACGCTGCAGGATACCCTCTCCAATGCAGTTATCTATTATCGGGTAGGTGATAACGTCTGGACTGAGACAACCCAGTTAGAGGTGGCTGTGTCAGGGGCCGCTGGTGCCAACCTCAACGGGATCATCTACTTACTAGGGGGGGAGGAGAATGACCTGGACTTCTTTACCAAACCGTCCCGACTCATCCAGTGCtttgacacagagacagacaagtGTCACGTGAAACCCTATGTGCTGCCCTTCGCTGGCCGCATGCACGCAGCTGTGCATAAGGATCTGGTGTTCATCGTGGCTGAAGGGGACTCCCTGGTGTGCTACAATCCCCTGCTAGACAGCTTCACCCGGCTTTGCCTTCCTGAGGCCTGGAGCTCTGCCCCATCCCTCTGGAAGATTGCCAGCTGTAATGGGAGCATCTATGTTTTTCGGGACCGATATAAAAAGGGGGATGCCAACACCTACAAGCTTGATCCTGCCACTTCGGCTGTAACTGTCACTAGAGGCATTAAGGTGCTGCTTACCAATTTGCAGTTTGTGTTGGCCTAA
- the KBTBD4 gene encoding kelch repeat and BTB domain-containing protein 4 isoform X3, whose protein sequence is MESPEEPGAAMDENYFVNYTFKDRSHSGRVAQGIMKLCLEEELFADVTISVEGREFQLHRLVLSAQSCFFRSMFTSNLKEAHNRVIVLQDVSESVFQLLVDYIYHGTVKLRAEELQEIYEVSDMYQLTSLFEECSRFLARTVQVGNCLQVMWLADRHSDPELYTAAKHCAKAHLAQLQSTEEFLHLPHRLLTDIISDGVPCSQNPTEAIEAWINFNKEEREAFSESLRTSLKEIGENVHIYLIGKESSRTHSLAVSLHCAEDDSISVSGQNSLCHQITAACKHGGDLYVVGGSIPRRMWKCNNATVDWEWCAPLPRDRLQHTLVSVPGKDAIYSLGGKTLQDTLSNAVIYYRVGDNVWTETTQLEVAVSGAAGANLNGIIYLLGGEENDLDFFTKPSRLIQCFDTETDKCHVKPYVLPFAGRMHAAVHKDLVFIVAEGDSLVCYNPLLDSFTRLCLPEAWSSAPSLWKIASCNGSIYVFRDRYKKGDANTYKLDPATSAVTVTRGIKVLLTNLQFVLA, encoded by the exons ATGGAATCACCAGAGGAGCCTGGAGCAGCCATGGATGAGAACTACTTTGTGAACTACACTTTCAAAGATAGGTCACACTCAGGCCGTGTGGCTCAAGGCATCATGAAACTGTGTTTGGAGGAAGAGCTCTTTGCTGATGTCACCATTTCAGTGGAAGGCCGGGAGTTTCAGCTCCACCGATTGGTCCTCTCAGCTCAGAGTTGCTTCTTCCGGTCCATGTTCACTTCCAACCTGAAGGAGGCCCACAACCGGGTAATTGTGCTGCAGGATGTGAGCGAGTCTGTTTTCCAGCTCCTGGTTGATTATATCTACCATGGGACTGTGAAACTTCGAGCTGAGGAGCTGCAGGAAATATATGAGGTGTCAGACATGTATCAGCTGACATCTCTCTTTGAGGAGTGTTCTCGGTTTTTGGCCCGCACAGTGCAGGTGGGCAACTGTCTTCAGGTGATGTGGCTGGCAGATCGACACAGTGATCCTGAGCTCTACACTgctgccaagcactgtgccaagGCCCACCTGGcccagctgcagagcacagaggaatttcTCCACTTGCCCCACCGTCTACTCACTGATATCATCTCTG ATGGAGTTCCATGTTCCCAGAACCCAACAGAGGCAATAGAAGCCTGGATCaattttaataaagaagaaagagaggcttTTTCAGAGTCACTCAGGACTAGCTTGAAG GAAATTGGGGAGAATGTACACATTTACCTGATCGGGAAAGAGTCATCTCGTACCCACTCGTTGGCTGTGTCCTTACATTGTGCAGAAGATGACTCCATCAGTGTAAGTGGCCAAAACAGCTTGTGCCACCAGATCACTGCAGCCTGCAAGCATGGCGGAGACTTGTATGTGGTGGGAGGGTCCATCCCACGGCGCATGTGGAAGTGCAACAATGCCACTGTGGACTGGGAATGGTGTGCGCCTTTGCCCCGTGACCGACTCCAGCACACCCTGGTGTCTGTGCCCGGGAAAGATGCCATATATTCACTGGGTGGCAAGACGCTGCAGGATACCCTCTCCAATGCAGTTATCTATTATCGGGTAGGTGATAACGTCTGGACTGAGACAACCCAGTTAGAGGTGGCTGTGTCAGGGGCCGCTGGTGCCAACCTCAACGGGATCATCTACTTACTAGGGGGGGAGGAGAATGACCTGGACTTCTTTACCAAACCGTCCCGACTCATCCAGTGCtttgacacagagacagacaagtGTCACGTGAAACCCTATGTGCTGCCCTTCGCTGGCCGCATGCACGCAGCTGTGCATAAGGATCTGGTGTTCATCGTGGCTGAAGGGGACTCCCTGGTGTGCTACAATCCCCTGCTAGACAGCTTCACCCGGCTTTGCCTTCCTGAGGCCTGGAGCTCTGCCCCATCCCTCTGGAAGATTGCCAGCTGTAATGGGAGCATCTATGTTTTTCGGGACCGATATAAAAAGGGGGATGCCAACACCTACAAGCTTGATCCTGCCACTTCGGCTGTAACTGTCACTAGAGGCATTAAGGTGCTGCTTACCAATTTGCAGTTTGTGTTGGCCTAA